AGGAGGTGGCTGCGCGCCTGAGTGCCCGCCATGGCCTGGCCTGGCTCAGCTCGGCCCCCAGCGTCCTCATGGGATTAGGAGGATTGCTGGCTCAGCCCGCCCTGCCATCTGCTTGCGTCGCCTCCAGGAGCCGTCTCCAGGGCACACGGCCGGGAGCAGGGGACATGCCTGGGGTGCCAGGGACCCAAGCCATGGCCCCCTGCCCGGGACCCCGATCCTGCAGGAAGGATGAGGACCTGGCACCTGGCACCCCAGCACCGGGCTCGGGCTGGAGAACAGTGGGGCAGCTCGGTCGGAGAAGGTTTGGCTGCGCTGGTGGGGCACAGCCGGGACTGGCCCTGGGCGCTGTCGGATGGGGCAGGTGTTCGAGCACTGTGGGGCAAGcacggccgcgggggggggcctGTGCGAGGCCCCAGTGCCAACCCAAATTGCTGGAAGGGAAATCGGACACTATGACAGGGCCgccagcagagctggcagcagctggGGTCCCTGGCTGCTTGGCCAGGCGGACACATCGGCACGGTGTCCATGTGCTGCCAGCGCAAGGTCCTGTGCCCGGGCACGTGAGCGGGTCAGCCCAGACGCAGCGTCCTGCCGTGCCAGCACTGCAGGCCGAGCCCATCGCGGGCCTCGGGGCTGGTGGGAGCACGGTGCCGCGCTTCCAGGTCAGCAGTGCTGCAGCTGGCCGCCTGCCATCCCAGCGGCTCCTTGCATGGGGCACCCAAGAGCTTCAGGAGCTGGGGACGAGCTgtggaaggagctggaggccaGAGACACATCCAGAAGGTGTCAGGAGGCTCCGGAGCAGGTCGCAGTGAGGCCTTGCACAGGCGCTCAGGGACAAGGATGGCTCCCTCACCGAGAGGAGTCGGCTGAAGGAGCCAGCTGGGCATGGACCAGGATGGAGGCGCTTGAGCGGCACGTGACGGGTGGCCATGGGGACAGGCCCCACGGGAGCTGGGAGGCAGCCGGGAGCTCCAGCGCCCGCAGCTCGTGGGGGGAAAGCTgctgcgcggccccggccggACCGTGGGATGCAGGCTGCCACGAGCCCCACGCATGGCCCGGCAGCACCGATGCCCCATCCCCGAGCTTCACTGGGAACGTGAGGCTGGGCCAGCTCGCCGCGTGCTGCTGGACAGGCCGTGCCGAGAGGGCGAGCTGCGATCCCGGCTGGAAAAcctgtgcagctcccagagcgGGGCCAGGTACTGGGGAGGTACTGGCCGGGCACAGGCAGCTCCCGGCGGCACGTGGCAGCAGCGGTGCCCATCCGGCAGGCACGGCCGGGCATCTCCGCTGTGAGTTTATCCCACGGGGAAGCCAATTAGGCGGCGGCTGCGATCGGCCGCGCCAGGAGCCCCCAGCACCGCGGGGGGGATCCTGTCCTTCCATCCGACGTGATTACGCCAGGAGCCAAATCGGGATCATTAACCCTCTTAGGCGGCTTAGCGCCCGGGAAggcgcccgccgggccgggcggggccgcggcgcgggcaggggccgggacaccgcgggccgcggcgcggagccgtTTGCACGACAAACGCCGGGgcaggcccggcccggggggggggggcccggcccgagGGAGCCGGGCGGAGGCGCCCGCCTGCGGCCCCAGGTGCGGACGGGGCCCCGCAGGTCCGCGTGCagtggggcgcggcggggcgggacgAGGCCCCACGGCCGGGCCGAGGCGCCGCCGGGGAAACCGACGTCGTTGCCGGGAGCCGGGCCCTGACCCGGGCGGGaggcctcgccccgccccgccccgagAGCCTGGGCCTACTCTCTGCCCCGCGCGCGCCTCCTCTCTTTGGTTCCGGCGGCGGTGGTACGTGAGCGGAAGCGGaagcgcggcgccggcggcgtgATGGCGGCGGAGGGGGATgtagagctggagctggagacGGAGCCTAACGGCTCCGGGAGCGGCGgcgacggggcgggcggccgaGCGGCCGAGAAGCCGCGGAAGCATGACAGCGGCGCGGCGGACCTGGAGCGCGTCACGGACTACGCGGAGGAGAAGGAGATCCAGAGCTCCAACCTGGAGACGGTGCGGGGCCGGgtcgaggccggggccggggctggctggGCTTAGCCGGGCCGGGCCAGTGGGGCTCGGGGAGAGCCGGAACCGGGGAGAGTTGGGCCGGGCTTGGGGAGGGCCGGGGCTGGCGGTGCGGTCGGggcgccctgcccagggcagccAGAGGCTTTCACCTGGTGTGGCCCCGCTCAGGATCCTCCATCCCGGCACAGCTCCCGCCCGTACCTGTTCCGGGGGAGGCGCAGCGTCAGCCTGCCTGGTACTGTGCACTGAGGTGACTCTGCTTGTTTTGCTAGGCTATGTCAGTGATCGGAGACCGGAGGTCCAGGGAacagaaag
This Apteryx mantelli isolate bAptMan1 chromosome 15, bAptMan1.hap1, whole genome shotgun sequence DNA region includes the following protein-coding sequences:
- the HYPK gene encoding huntingtin-interacting protein K; translated protein: MAAEGDVELELETEPNGSGSGGDGAGGRAAEKPRKHDSGAADLERVTDYAEEKEIQSSNLETAMSVIGDRRSREQKAKQEREKELAKVTIKKEDLELIMNEMEISRAAAERSLREHMGDVVEALITLTN